One genomic region from Sylvia atricapilla isolate bSylAtr1 chromosome 16, bSylAtr1.pri, whole genome shotgun sequence encodes:
- the FAM210B gene encoding protein FAM210B, mitochondrial: protein MYRLCRLSPVLSPVLSPVFSPGLLSPGLSRVPLPRSPGPARAALPPGPRRYSAKDAAEPLKKTATDPSAENKKLNKSQQLKQVFKEYGAVGVSFHVGISLVSLGIFYLAVSSGVDMSAVLFKLGFSEASLQSRMAAGTSTFVLAYAVHKLFAPVRISITVVAVPLLVRYCRKVGVFKPPPASNP, encoded by the exons ATGTACCGCCTGTGCCGCCTGTCCCCGGTGTTATCCCCGGTGTTGTCCCCGGTGTTTTCCCCGGGGCTGTtgtccccggggctgtcccgtgtccccctgccccgctcccctggccccgcccgggccgcgctcccgccgggCCCGCGCCGCTACAGCGCCAAG gatGCAGCTGAACCCCTCAAAAAGACAGCCACTGATCCCAGCGCTGAAAACAAGAAACTCAACAAGTCCCAGCAGCTGAAACAAGTTTTTAAAGAATATGGTGCTGTTGGGGTTTCTTTCCATGTTGGAATTTCTTTAGTATCTCTGGGAATCTTCTACCTGGCTGTGTCAAG CGGCGTGGACATGAGTGCAGTGCTGTTCAAGCTGGGCTTCAGTGAAGCCTCCCTGCAGTCCAGGATGGCAGCTGGCACCAGCACCTTCGTGCTGGCCTACGCTGTGCACAAGCTCTTCGCCCCCGTGCGCATCAGCATCACCGTGGTGGCCGTGCCCCTCCTGGTCCGCTACTGCCGCAAGGTCGGCGTCTTCAAACCTCCCCCTGCCTCCAACCCCTGA